In a genomic window of Mycolicibacter heraklionensis:
- a CDS encoding suppressor of fused domain protein yields the protein MSDELDRVREHVRRHFAGVAGSSVEPDTARVTFLGVEPIEVLRFGPGPDRMVHYVSAGCSRHPMGDPGQLLADPVHGPRAEIVVSLRSSGSDTGLARSLAAVAAAPVVEGVVLAPDALIDLGGPLWTGPSGPVPFTAVLLGDSDVAELALAPPREPVRFLSATPITATEAAWVRLKGAEAMREAWRSDGVDVFDPDRPASQPL from the coding sequence ATGAGCGACGAGCTGGACCGGGTGCGTGAGCATGTCCGACGGCATTTCGCGGGCGTCGCCGGCTCGAGTGTCGAACCCGACACCGCACGGGTGACGTTTCTGGGTGTCGAGCCCATCGAGGTGTTGCGGTTCGGGCCCGGACCCGACCGGATGGTGCACTACGTCTCGGCGGGTTGCTCGCGCCACCCCATGGGCGACCCCGGTCAGCTGCTGGCCGACCCGGTGCACGGCCCCCGGGCCGAAATCGTTGTGAGCCTGCGTTCCTCGGGTTCTGATACCGGGCTGGCCCGCAGTCTCGCCGCGGTAGCGGCCGCGCCGGTGGTCGAAGGGGTGGTGTTGGCGCCCGATGCGCTGATCGACCTCGGGGGGCCGCTGTGGACTGGGCCCTCGGGCCCGGTGCCGTTCACCGCGGTGTTGCTGGGCGACAGCGACGTCGCAGAGTTGGCGTTGGCACCGCCGCGGGAGCCGGTGCGGTTCTTGTCCGCCACCCCGATCACCGCGACCGAGGCCGCCTGGGTGCGGCTCAAGGGCGCCGAGGCGATGCGCGAGGCCTGGCGGTCTGACGGCGTGGACGTCTTCGACCCGGACCGTCCCGCGTCCCAGCCGCTGTAG
- a CDS encoding LuxR family transcriptional regulator, whose product MLATMSERTDTPAVNWSELGVSELPTGTVTLLLADVEGSTRLWETQAEQMTAAIARLDRTLTEVLAAHGGVRPVEQGEGDSFVAAFARASDAVACAVELQRAPLAPIRLRIGLHSGEVQLRGQTSEAGNYIGPTINRTARIRDLGHGGQTVLSAITEALVIDRLPAGAWLIELGSYPLRGLPRPERVLQLCHPDLRNDFPPLRASTTVASTHLPPQLTSFIGRGAQIDDVRALLADNRLVTLTGSGGAGKTRLAVQIAGLLADHFADGIWYVDLAPITDPELVPMVAARALGLPDQPDRSAMDTLLRWIGERHLLVVLDNCEHLLDATATLLLGLLGACPRLTFLATSREPIGVDGEVVWRVPSLSLVDEAITLFTDRARHARPDFQVTEDNAAAVTEICRRLDGMPLAIELAAARVRALSLEEILEGLHDRFRLLTGGSRRAVRRQQTLHASVDWSHALLTDPERVLFRRLAAFMDGFHLDAAQFVAGCGAIASHQVLDQLTLLVDKSLVIAENTTGRTRYRMLEMVRQYAMEKLGESGEADAIRARHRDHYTAMAAALDHPPHDGYELMLARADTEIDNLRAAFAWSQENDEPEQALTLASSLLPLWLGRGRIAEGVTWFDTALRDSAARGTELAGPIRARALSDHALLNAWGLALNSLDEAQEAVAIARDLDDQALLARALTACVSIAAYNAEVAAPYFAEAIELARALDDRWRLSQILGWQTYAAAVTGDLNGAFTIGQSGHELADSIGDQFNSRYCRNWQGMARYMQGDLAGEITRCQEMIADADSAGDLLNRFLGLQNLALASAFRCEIGQAEEALAALIETGAELSGVHEGVAHMAVGLVALASGDAAAATVAQERMWHHIGVYSQVAAIFRWCRAETAVALGDLAAAAQWADDGVAATTGWYRMMGLVSRARVAIAQGEPERAQRDLYEALAIAAEMTAQTGVPEAFECLAATVSRAGRTQEAARLFGAAAGIRQRTGAVRFKIHDADWHAWLTALRKSMDDNDFDSAWAEGAALSTADAIGYALRGRGERKRPTNGWTSLTPTELDVARLVSEGLPNKDIAARLFVSPRTVQTHLTHVYTKLGLTSRVQLAQEVARRA is encoded by the coding sequence ATGCTGGCTACCATGAGCGAACGCACGGACACGCCGGCGGTGAACTGGAGTGAGTTGGGCGTGAGCGAGCTCCCGACCGGAACGGTGACGTTGCTGCTGGCCGACGTCGAGGGCTCAACGCGGCTCTGGGAGACCCAGGCCGAACAGATGACGGCTGCGATCGCGCGGCTGGACCGCACCCTCACCGAAGTCCTCGCTGCCCATGGCGGGGTCCGGCCCGTCGAACAGGGTGAGGGCGACAGCTTCGTGGCGGCGTTCGCCCGGGCCAGCGACGCGGTGGCCTGCGCCGTGGAACTGCAGCGTGCGCCGTTGGCACCGATTCGGCTTCGCATCGGCCTGCACAGCGGCGAGGTGCAACTGCGCGGTCAAACCAGTGAGGCGGGCAACTACATCGGGCCGACCATCAACCGCACCGCCCGCATCCGCGACTTGGGGCACGGCGGCCAAACGGTCCTCTCGGCAATCACCGAAGCCTTGGTCATCGACCGGCTCCCCGCCGGCGCCTGGCTGATCGAGCTGGGCAGCTATCCCTTGCGCGGGCTGCCCCGTCCCGAACGGGTGCTGCAGCTGTGCCACCCGGATCTGCGCAACGACTTCCCGCCGCTGCGGGCGTCCACGACCGTCGCGTCCACCCATCTGCCCCCTCAGCTGACCAGCTTCATCGGACGTGGCGCCCAGATCGATGACGTGCGGGCGCTGTTGGCCGACAACCGCTTGGTCACGTTGACCGGTTCCGGTGGCGCGGGCAAGACCCGGTTGGCGGTACAGATCGCCGGGCTGCTGGCGGACCACTTCGCCGACGGCATCTGGTATGTCGATCTGGCGCCGATCACCGATCCGGAGCTGGTGCCGATGGTCGCGGCCCGGGCGTTGGGCCTGCCGGATCAGCCGGACCGCTCCGCGATGGACACCCTGCTCCGCTGGATCGGCGAGCGGCATCTGCTGGTGGTGCTGGACAACTGCGAACACCTCCTCGATGCGACCGCAACGCTGCTGCTCGGCCTGCTCGGCGCCTGCCCACGGCTGACGTTCCTGGCCACCAGCCGAGAACCGATCGGGGTGGACGGCGAAGTGGTCTGGCGGGTGCCCTCACTGTCGCTGGTCGACGAGGCCATCACGTTGTTCACCGACCGCGCCCGTCACGCCCGTCCGGACTTCCAGGTCACCGAGGACAACGCCGCCGCGGTCACGGAGATCTGCCGGCGACTGGACGGGATGCCGCTGGCGATCGAGCTCGCAGCGGCGCGGGTGCGCGCGTTGTCGCTCGAGGAGATCCTCGAGGGGTTGCATGACCGGTTCCGGCTGCTGACCGGCGGTTCGCGCCGCGCGGTGCGTCGCCAGCAGACCTTGCACGCATCCGTCGACTGGTCGCACGCTCTACTCACCGATCCCGAGCGGGTGTTGTTCCGGCGCCTTGCCGCCTTCATGGATGGTTTTCATCTCGACGCCGCCCAGTTCGTGGCCGGATGCGGAGCCATTGCGAGTCACCAAGTGCTCGATCAACTCACTCTCTTGGTTGACAAGTCGCTCGTGATCGCCGAAAACACCACTGGCCGAACGCGCTACCGGATGCTGGAAATGGTGCGCCAGTACGCCATGGAAAAGCTCGGCGAGTCCGGCGAAGCCGACGCCATCCGGGCGCGTCACCGCGACCACTACACCGCGATGGCTGCCGCGCTCGACCACCCGCCTCACGACGGTTACGAACTGATGCTGGCGAGGGCAGACACCGAAATCGACAATCTCCGTGCTGCGTTCGCGTGGAGCCAGGAAAACGACGAGCCGGAGCAGGCGTTGACCTTGGCTTCATCCCTGCTCCCGCTCTGGCTCGGCCGCGGCCGCATCGCCGAAGGCGTGACCTGGTTCGACACCGCCCTGCGCGACAGTGCTGCGCGGGGCACGGAGCTCGCTGGCCCGATACGGGCACGGGCGCTGTCCGATCACGCACTTCTCAACGCATGGGGCCTCGCGTTGAACAGCTTGGACGAAGCGCAGGAAGCGGTGGCGATCGCACGTGACCTCGACGATCAGGCGCTACTGGCCCGGGCGTTGACCGCCTGCGTCAGCATCGCCGCCTACAACGCGGAGGTGGCGGCGCCGTACTTCGCCGAAGCGATCGAGCTCGCCCGCGCACTGGATGACCGCTGGCGGCTGAGTCAGATTCTCGGTTGGCAGACCTATGCGGCCGCGGTGACGGGTGACCTGAATGGCGCCTTCACGATCGGGCAATCGGGCCATGAGCTGGCCGATTCCATTGGCGACCAGTTCAACTCGCGATACTGCCGCAACTGGCAGGGGATGGCGCGCTACATGCAGGGCGACCTGGCCGGGGAGATCACGCGCTGTCAGGAGATGATCGCCGACGCGGACAGCGCCGGCGACCTTCTGAACCGGTTCCTGGGCTTGCAGAACCTGGCTCTGGCGTCGGCCTTTCGGTGCGAGATCGGCCAAGCCGAAGAGGCATTGGCGGCGCTGATCGAAACCGGCGCCGAACTCAGCGGCGTGCACGAGGGCGTCGCCCATATGGCAGTGGGGCTGGTGGCATTGGCCAGTGGCGACGCGGCCGCGGCGACAGTCGCACAGGAGCGGATGTGGCATCACATCGGCGTCTACAGCCAGGTCGCCGCCATATTCCGCTGGTGCCGAGCCGAAACCGCTGTGGCACTGGGCGATCTGGCGGCTGCGGCGCAATGGGCCGACGACGGCGTCGCCGCAACGACAGGGTGGTACCGAATGATGGGCCTCGTTTCGCGTGCGCGGGTTGCGATCGCCCAGGGCGAGCCCGAGCGCGCGCAGCGCGACCTCTACGAAGCACTCGCGATCGCCGCCGAAATGACGGCACAAACCGGGGTTCCCGAGGCCTTCGAGTGTCTGGCCGCCACGGTCTCGCGCGCTGGCCGCACCCAAGAAGCCGCCCGGCTGTTCGGCGCCGCCGCCGGCATCCGGCAACGCACCGGCGCCGTCCGATTCAAAATCCACGACGCCGACTGGCACGCCTGGCTGACCGCGTTGCGGAAGTCGATGGACGACAACGATTTTGACTCCGCCTGGGCCGAAGGAGCCGCGCTGTCCACCGCGGACGCCATCGGCTACGCGCTGCGCGGGCGCGGCGAGCGCAAACGCCCCACCAACGGTTGGACCTCACTCACCCCGACCGAGCTCGACGTCGCGCGACTGGTCAGCGAAGGACTGCCGAACAAAGACATTGCCGCTCGGCTCTTCGTGTCTCCGCGCACCGTGCAGACGCATCTGACCCACGTCTACACCAAGCTCGGGCTCACCTCCCGAGTGCAGCTCGCACAGGAAGTCGCCCGCCGGGCTTAG
- a CDS encoding extracellular solute-binding protein: MASRRGRVRRLGAAALTALTVASAGSACGSSGSAADVPVISVYTPANDTATFRVLAARCTEQAGGRYRVQQFSLPRAADDQRLQLARRLTGNDRTLDVMGLDVVWTAEFAEAGWALPLSQDPAGKAEADAADDTLPGPLATARWRDRLYAAPVVTNTQLLWYRPDLMKSAPSTWDGMVAEASRLHAAGEPSWIAVQAKQYEGLVVWFNTLLESAGGRVLGDDGKSVTLTDTAEHRAATVAALRVMKAVATAPGADPSITQSDEGTARLAFEQGKAALEVNWPFVLPSMLENAVKGGVGFLPLQGRSDLAGSVDGIGAFAPSDEQYRIAYEASRNVLGYAPYPAVVAGHPAKVTLGGLNLAVARTTRHRAEAFEAVRCLRNAANQKYVAIEGGLPAVRASVYADPQFQEKYPQHNVIRQQLTDAAVRPVTPVYQAVSTRISATLAPISAIDPERTADELTVQVRKAIDGKGLIP; the protein is encoded by the coding sequence GTGGCGAGTCGGCGCGGTCGCGTACGGCGGCTGGGCGCGGCTGCGCTGACTGCACTGACCGTTGCCTCGGCGGGATCGGCCTGCGGTTCGTCCGGGTCGGCCGCTGATGTCCCGGTGATCAGCGTGTACACCCCGGCCAACGACACCGCGACGTTCCGTGTCCTCGCGGCGCGCTGCACCGAGCAGGCCGGTGGCCGGTACCGGGTGCAGCAGTTCAGCCTGCCGCGCGCCGCGGACGACCAGCGCCTGCAATTGGCCCGCCGGCTCACCGGCAACGACCGCACCCTGGATGTGATGGGTCTGGACGTGGTGTGGACCGCCGAATTCGCCGAGGCCGGCTGGGCGCTGCCGCTGTCCCAGGACCCGGCCGGCAAAGCCGAGGCCGACGCCGCCGATGACACGCTGCCCGGCCCGCTCGCGACCGCCCGCTGGCGCGATCGGCTCTACGCCGCGCCGGTCGTCACCAACACCCAATTACTCTGGTACCGGCCGGATCTGATGAAGTCCGCGCCGTCCACCTGGGACGGCATGGTCGCCGAGGCGTCCCGATTGCACGCCGCGGGTGAGCCGAGCTGGATCGCGGTGCAGGCCAAGCAATACGAGGGCTTGGTGGTGTGGTTCAACACCCTGCTGGAAAGTGCAGGGGGCCGGGTCCTCGGCGACGACGGCAAGTCCGTCACCCTCACCGACACCGCCGAGCATCGGGCCGCCACCGTCGCTGCGCTGCGGGTCATGAAGGCGGTGGCGACCGCTCCGGGGGCCGACCCGTCGATCACCCAGAGCGATGAGGGCACCGCCCGGCTGGCATTCGAGCAGGGCAAGGCGGCGCTGGAGGTCAACTGGCCCTTCGTGCTGCCGTCCATGCTGGAGAACGCGGTCAAGGGCGGGGTGGGGTTCCTTCCGCTGCAAGGGCGTTCGGATCTGGCCGGCAGTGTCGACGGCATCGGCGCCTTTGCGCCCAGCGACGAGCAGTACCGCATTGCCTATGAGGCCAGCCGCAACGTGCTCGGGTATGCGCCGTATCCGGCGGTGGTGGCGGGGCATCCGGCCAAGGTGACCCTCGGCGGGTTGAACCTGGCGGTGGCCAGGACCACCCGGCATCGCGCCGAGGCGTTCGAAGCGGTGCGCTGTCTGCGAAACGCCGCGAACCAGAAGTATGTCGCGATCGAGGGCGGGCTGCCCGCGGTGCGCGCCTCGGTGTACGCCGACCCGCAATTCCAGGAGAAGTACCCGCAGCACAACGTGATCCGTCAGCAACTCACCGACGCCGCGGTGCGGCCGGTGACACCGGTCTATCAAGCGGTGTCGACCCGGATATCGGCAACGCTGGCACCGATCAGCGCCATCGACCCCGAGCGCACCGCCGACGAGCTCACGGTGCAGGTGCGCAAGGCCATCGACGGCAAGGGGCTGATCCCGTGA
- a CDS encoding ABC transporter ATP-binding protein → MAEIELLHVSKSYPDGAVAVKDLSLSIADGEFIILVGPSGCGKSTTLNMIAGLEEITSGELRIGGERVNERAPKDRDIAMVFQSYALYPHMTVRQNIAFPLTLAKMKKPQIAEKVAEVAEILDLTALLDRKPSQLSGGQRQRVAMGRAIVRHPKAFLMDEPLSNLDAKLRVQMRSEIARLQRRLGATTVYVTHDQTEAMTLGDRVVVMHGGIAQQIGTPDELYQRPANLFVAGFVGSPAMNFFPGTLTATGVRLPIGELPLDAATRASIGKHPAPAGGAVVIGVRPEHLGDAALLDDAQRARAVTFAARVDLVESLGADKYLYFTPNESGDASAENDLVARVPAASKAAGGQPIELALDPDKVVVFDAKSGVNLSVPPAA, encoded by the coding sequence ATGGCAGAGATCGAACTCCTCCACGTCAGCAAGAGCTACCCCGATGGTGCGGTGGCGGTGAAGGACCTGTCGCTGAGCATCGCCGACGGCGAGTTCATCATTTTGGTGGGGCCCTCGGGCTGCGGAAAGTCCACCACGCTCAACATGATCGCCGGTCTGGAGGAGATCACGTCGGGGGAGCTGCGCATCGGTGGCGAACGCGTCAACGAGCGCGCACCCAAGGACCGCGACATCGCGATGGTGTTCCAGTCCTACGCCCTCTACCCACACATGACGGTGCGGCAGAACATCGCGTTCCCGTTGACCCTGGCCAAGATGAAGAAGCCGCAGATCGCCGAGAAGGTGGCCGAGGTCGCCGAAATCCTCGACCTGACAGCTCTTCTGGACCGCAAGCCGTCGCAGCTCTCCGGCGGCCAGCGGCAGCGGGTCGCGATGGGGCGGGCGATCGTTCGGCACCCCAAGGCATTTCTGATGGACGAGCCGCTGTCGAACCTCGACGCCAAGCTGCGGGTGCAGATGCGCAGTGAGATCGCCCGGCTGCAGCGCAGGCTGGGCGCCACCACCGTCTACGTCACGCACGACCAGACCGAGGCGATGACGCTCGGTGACCGGGTGGTGGTGATGCACGGTGGGATCGCCCAGCAGATCGGCACGCCCGACGAGCTCTACCAGCGGCCCGCCAACCTGTTCGTCGCCGGTTTCGTCGGCTCTCCGGCGATGAACTTCTTCCCGGGAACGCTGACCGCGACCGGCGTACGCCTGCCCATCGGTGAGCTACCGCTCGACGCGGCGACGCGCGCGTCGATCGGCAAGCATCCGGCACCGGCCGGCGGTGCGGTGGTCATCGGGGTGCGCCCGGAGCATCTCGGCGATGCCGCGCTGCTCGATGACGCTCAGCGCGCCCGCGCGGTGACGTTCGCGGCCCGCGTCGACCTCGTCGAATCACTGGGCGCCGACAAGTACCTGTACTTCACCCCGAACGAATCCGGCGACGCATCAGCCGAAAACGATCTGGTGGCCAGGGTTCCGGCTGCGTCGAAGGCAGCCGGCGGGCAGCCGATCGAGCTGGCGCTGGACCCTGACAAGGTGGTCGTGTTCGACGCCAAATCCGGGGTGAACCTCAGCGTGCCGCCGGCCGCGTGA
- a CDS encoding malate dehydrogenase produces MSKTPLKVAVTGAAGQIGYSLLFRLASGSLLGPDRPIELRLLEIEPALKALEGVVMELDDCAFPLLSGVQIGSDANKIFDGVNLALLVGARPRGPGMERSDLLEANGAIFTAQGKALNAVAASDIRVGVTGNPANTNALIAMTNAPDIPNERFSALTRLDHNRAISQLAAKTGAKVTDIKKMTIWGNHSASQYPDLFHAEVGGRNAAEVVNDQAWIENDFIPTVAKRGAAIIDARGASSAASAASATIDAARSWLLGTPDNDWVSMAVVSDGSYGVPEGLISSFPVTTSDGDWSIVQGLEIDDFSRGKIDASTAELAEEREAVTGLGLI; encoded by the coding sequence GTGAGCAAAACCCCACTCAAGGTGGCCGTCACCGGCGCCGCCGGCCAGATCGGCTACAGCCTGCTGTTCCGCCTGGCCAGCGGGTCGTTGCTGGGCCCCGACCGGCCGATCGAACTGCGCCTGCTGGAGATCGAGCCCGCCCTCAAGGCGCTCGAGGGTGTCGTCATGGAGCTCGACGACTGCGCGTTCCCGCTGCTGTCGGGGGTGCAGATCGGCTCGGACGCGAACAAGATCTTCGACGGTGTCAACCTGGCGCTGCTGGTCGGCGCCCGCCCGCGTGGACCGGGCATGGAGCGCAGCGACCTGCTGGAGGCCAACGGTGCGATCTTCACCGCGCAGGGCAAGGCCCTCAACGCGGTCGCGGCCTCCGACATCCGGGTGGGTGTGACCGGCAACCCGGCCAACACCAACGCGCTGATCGCGATGACCAACGCCCCCGACATCCCCAACGAGCGCTTCTCCGCACTGACCCGCCTGGACCACAACCGGGCGATCTCGCAGCTGGCTGCCAAGACCGGCGCCAAAGTCACCGACATCAAGAAGATGACGATCTGGGGCAACCACTCGGCCAGCCAGTACCCGGACCTGTTCCACGCCGAGGTCGGCGGGCGTAACGCCGCCGAGGTGGTCAACGACCAGGCTTGGATCGAGAACGACTTCATCCCCACCGTCGCCAAGCGTGGCGCGGCGATCATCGACGCGCGGGGCGCCTCGTCGGCGGCCTCCGCCGCGTCGGCCACCATCGACGCAGCGCGGAGCTGGCTGCTCGGCACTCCCGACAACGACTGGGTGTCGATGGCCGTGGTCTCCGACGGTTCCTACGGCGTGCCGGAGGGCCTGATCTCGTCGTTCCCGGTCACCACCTCCGATGGTGACTGGAGCATCGTGCAGGGCCTGGAGATCGACGACTTCTCCCGCGGCAAGATCGACGCCTCGACCGCTGAGCTGGCCGAGGAGCGCGAGGCGGTCACTGGGCTGGGCCTGATCTGA
- a CDS encoding carbohydrate ABC transporter permease, protein MTRADSRADDVRSQRRLAVALVAPAVILMLAVTAYPIGYAIWLSLLRYNLTTPDDTAFVGLANYQTTLTDSYWWTAFAVTLGITVVSVAFEFVFGLALALVMHRSLFAKGMVRTAVLVPYGIVTVAAAYSWYYAWTPGTGYLANLLPTGSAPLTHQLPSLGIVVLAEVWKTTPFMALLLLAGLALVPDELLKAAQVDGAGAWRRLVTIILPMMKPAILVALLFRTLDAFRIFDNIYVLTNGSNSTGSVSILGYDNLFKGFNVGLGSAISVLIFICVALIAWVFVKVFGAAAPGSGQR, encoded by the coding sequence GTGACCCGCGCCGACTCCCGCGCAGATGACGTCCGTTCACAGCGCCGGCTCGCGGTGGCGCTCGTCGCGCCGGCGGTGATCCTGATGCTGGCCGTGACGGCCTATCCGATCGGGTACGCGATCTGGCTGAGCCTGTTGCGTTACAACCTGACTACCCCGGACGACACCGCGTTCGTCGGCCTGGCCAACTATCAGACCACCCTGACCGACTCCTATTGGTGGACCGCGTTCGCGGTGACGCTGGGTATCACCGTGGTCTCGGTGGCCTTCGAATTCGTCTTCGGCCTGGCGCTGGCACTGGTGATGCACCGCAGCCTGTTCGCCAAGGGCATGGTGCGCACGGCGGTGCTGGTGCCCTACGGCATCGTCACCGTCGCTGCCGCCTACAGCTGGTATTACGCCTGGACTCCGGGGACCGGTTACCTGGCCAATCTGCTGCCCACCGGCAGTGCGCCACTGACCCACCAGCTCCCGTCGCTGGGGATCGTGGTGCTGGCCGAGGTGTGGAAGACGACGCCGTTCATGGCGCTGCTGCTGCTGGCCGGGCTGGCACTGGTGCCCGACGAACTGCTCAAGGCAGCACAGGTGGACGGTGCCGGTGCCTGGCGGCGACTGGTCACCATCATTCTGCCGATGATGAAACCGGCGATCCTGGTGGCGTTGCTGTTCCGCACGCTGGACGCGTTTCGGATCTTCGACAACATCTACGTGCTCACCAACGGATCCAACAGCACCGGCTCGGTGTCGATCTTGGGTTACGACAACCTGTTCAAGGGATTCAACGTCGGGTTGGGGTCGGCGATCTCGGTGCTGATCTTCATCTGCGTGGCATTGATCGCGTGGGTGTTCGTCAAAGTGTTCGGTGCCGCGGCGCCGGGATCGGGCCAGAGATGA
- a CDS encoding carbohydrate ABC transporter permease — translation MTELRRRTAWLIIDLAVVVYALVPVLWIFSLSLKPTSTVKDGKLIPSSVTLDNYRGIFAGDVFGSALINSVGIGLITTVIAVVIGAMAAYAVARLDFPGKRLLIGAALLIAMFPQISLVTPIFNIERATGLFDTWLGLIIPYITFALPLAIYTLSAFFQEIPWDLEKAAKMDGATPGQAFRKVIAPLAAPGIVTAAILVFIFAWNDLLLALSLTATKASVTAPVAIANFTGSSQFEEPTGSIAAGAMVITVPIIVFVLIFQRRIVAGLTSGAVKG, via the coding sequence ATGACCGAGCTTCGCCGCCGCACCGCGTGGCTGATCATCGACCTGGCGGTGGTGGTTTACGCCCTGGTCCCGGTGCTGTGGATCTTCTCGTTGTCGCTCAAACCCACCTCAACGGTCAAGGACGGCAAGCTGATTCCGTCGTCGGTGACCCTGGACAACTACCGCGGCATCTTCGCCGGTGACGTCTTCGGCTCGGCGCTGATCAACTCGGTGGGTATCGGGCTGATCACCACGGTGATCGCGGTGGTGATCGGGGCAATGGCCGCCTATGCCGTGGCTCGCCTGGACTTCCCCGGCAAAAGGCTGCTGATCGGGGCGGCCCTGCTGATCGCGATGTTTCCTCAGATATCGCTGGTGACACCGATTTTCAACATCGAGCGGGCCACCGGGCTGTTCGACACCTGGCTGGGGTTGATCATTCCCTACATCACCTTCGCTCTGCCGCTGGCGATCTACACCCTCTCGGCGTTCTTCCAAGAGATCCCGTGGGACCTGGAGAAGGCCGCCAAGATGGACGGCGCCACCCCCGGTCAGGCGTTCCGCAAGGTGATTGCGCCGCTCGCGGCGCCGGGCATCGTCACCGCGGCGATTCTGGTGTTCATCTTCGCCTGGAACGACCTGCTGTTGGCGTTGTCGCTGACGGCGACCAAGGCCTCGGTCACCGCGCCGGTGGCGATCGCCAACTTCACCGGCAGTTCGCAATTCGAGGAGCCGACCGGATCGATCGCGGCGGGCGCCATGGTGATCACCGTGCCGATCATCGTGTTTGTTCTAATCTTCCAACGACGGATCGTGGCGGGACTGACCTCCGGCGCGGTGAAGGGATAG
- the corA gene encoding magnesium/cobalt transporter CorA, with protein sequence MTALRDPTPRVLVDCGVYADGQRIPGEFTPAGARAKVREIEASGREAFVWVGLHEPGEAQMQGVAATFQLHPLSVEDAVQAHQRPKLERYDDTLFLALKTVNYIPHESALLPREIVETGEIMIFVGKNFVVTVRHGEHSGLAQVRKRMDTDPEQMRLGPFAVMHAIADYVVDRYVEVTNLMESDIDVIEETAFAPGTRTDVEPIYQIKREVVELRRAVAPLSVPFERMQTDYRDLISKEVRRYLRDVADHQTRAAEQIAGYDELLSSLVQAALARVGMQQNTDMRKMSAWAGIIAVPTMIAGIYGMNFDRMPVLHWAFGYPMVVAGMCVISAVLYRAFRRNGWL encoded by the coding sequence ATGACGGCGTTGCGGGACCCGACACCCCGAGTGCTGGTCGACTGCGGTGTCTACGCAGACGGCCAGCGGATTCCCGGCGAGTTCACCCCGGCCGGCGCCCGGGCCAAGGTGCGCGAGATCGAGGCGAGTGGCCGGGAGGCGTTCGTCTGGGTCGGTCTGCACGAGCCGGGCGAGGCCCAGATGCAGGGCGTGGCTGCCACCTTCCAACTGCACCCGCTGTCAGTCGAAGACGCAGTTCAGGCACATCAGCGGCCCAAGTTGGAGCGCTACGACGACACCTTGTTCCTGGCGCTCAAGACCGTCAACTACATCCCGCACGAGTCGGCGTTGCTGCCGCGCGAGATCGTCGAAACGGGCGAGATCATGATCTTCGTCGGCAAGAACTTCGTGGTCACCGTCCGGCACGGCGAGCACAGCGGCTTGGCGCAAGTCCGCAAAAGGATGGACACCGATCCCGAACAGATGCGGCTGGGTCCGTTTGCCGTGATGCATGCCATCGCCGACTACGTGGTGGACCGCTACGTCGAGGTGACCAACCTCATGGAAAGCGACATCGACGTCATCGAGGAGACGGCGTTCGCGCCCGGCACCCGCACCGACGTCGAACCGATCTACCAGATCAAGCGTGAGGTCGTCGAGCTGCGGCGCGCGGTCGCGCCACTGTCGGTGCCGTTCGAGCGGATGCAGACCGACTACCGGGATCTGATCTCCAAAGAGGTGCGGCGCTATCTGCGCGACGTCGCCGATCACCAGACCCGCGCCGCCGAGCAGATCGCCGGCTACGACGAGCTGCTCAGCTCACTGGTGCAGGCCGCGCTGGCACGAGTGGGCATGCAGCAGAACACCGACATGCGCAAGATGTCGGCCTGGGCCGGCATCATCGCCGTGCCGACCATGATCGCCGGCATCTACGGAATGAACTTCGACCGCATGCCGGTGCTGCACTGGGCATTCGGCTATCCGATGGTGGTGGCGGGTATGTGCGTGATCTCCGCGGTGCTCTACCGCGCGTTCCGCCGCAACGGCTGGCTCTGA